The Amblyomma americanum isolate KBUSLIRL-KWMA chromosome 2, ASM5285725v1, whole genome shotgun sequence genome contains the following window.
ATGAACTTTGCGGACATAACTCGCGATCTCCGGTCTATCGAGTACACGGACTTCGCTGACTGGAAGCCGACTCTGCCCGTGAGACTGTTCACCACACATCTGCCACTACGCCGTGAGACGATGAACGAAGAGGCTAAGTACATCTACGTGGCCCGCAACCCCTGGGACGTGTGCGTCTCAATGTTCCGCATGGTCACCGATCTAAGCCTTTACCGCTTTGAGGACGGCAAGCTCGAAGATTTTTTCGAGGCTTTCATCGAAAGTGACTTGGGCTACGGGGACTACTTCGACCACGTGGCATCCGGGTATGCCCTCAAGGACGAACCAAACGTGTTTTTTACTACCTACGAAGAGCTCAAGATGGACACCCGAAGCACGGTGCTCAGACTAGCGCACTTTCTGGGAGAGGATTACGGGCGCGCTTTAGAAGAAAATGAGCGTTTCCTCCAGAACGTTTTGGAATACTCAAAAGCAGAAAATATGAGGAAGAACTATACGATTGAGTTCTCGGGAAACTCGGTTCCAGAATGGAATAATGCGATGACCAGGAACAAGATGACTAGCAAGCACGGCTGTGAGGGTGACCAAAACAAGTTCGCTATTGTGAAAGAAGCTAGAGTAGGGAGCTGGAAGGATTACTTGACACCTGAAATGCTAGTTCGTTTTGAAAATAAGATACAAGAAAAAGGGGATAAGGCGTCGTTCATAAAGTTGTGGGAAGACATCCATGAAGAGGCGATCGCACTGTCCAGGGTGTCGGCGTAGGAACAACAGCATTCCTTACTCCCGCTGCTGCTTGCAAGCATTATTATAGCATGAGGATGGAAGAGCCCGCAAGAACCTATGAAAGAATAAAGTTTCCACATGTATCGGTCTTCTCTGTGCAGCTGTCAACTATCCTACGGCGCTATTACACTGTCAATTCTAAATCGGCGGATGATTCTCTATTTGATGTCCGCTTTAATGATGTCTTGGAAAACACGAAGCGATATTCAAGATTACTCTTCTCTAAGTTGCCTGGAAACTCTTGAAATGTACTCTACATTGATTGTTTGCCGCTGAAGTGAGTTTCACCCTATCATTTTAGCCGTAGATTTCGGCTCTAGTATGTACAGTACATCCTTAAAGAACTCTAAACATGACTACGCATTTAACCACCTTTGGTGACGAACTAATCATTCTCAACTTTTCTGCCAGGAGGACGATAAGAAGAGACCTTCGGCAATCAGGTTAAGTGCAATTAAAACTATTTTAGTTATTTGCGCAGCAAATGTACCCGAAGTGTTCGCAGGTATATGCcttttatgctgatttcaaaaCTGCATTTCTTTGCTTTAAGCTACCTGGTAGTGTTGTAGTGTAATAATTTCCTGTTGCTGTGACAGCCGTTCAGCGAGCAGGAAGGGAGTGAAATGGCCTCGAAACAGAACTCTTTTTTTGGATAAATTGCGCCCACAAAGAATGGAATGACTTGGCAGCAGCGTtgcaacaagcgtgctcagcggtcgtcgaacagagtgTTTCTACAGCTTTTGGCTGCGCTCAATTTGAGGCTGACAAGAAACCATTCAGATAGCGCCAAAACAACTACAATAGTCTTGAACAATGTGGAAGCACGCACGCGTGGCCGCGATAAATTGACATAATTCCggtcgcatctcgcgtcacaaacaaaatgataaaggtgcgtgccggcggctttgagcgtgAACAAACGAACTGTAGAAGGTTTCTCGGCATTAAAATTTAACATCATCGTAAAGTCATCACTAGACAGTTGATTATTTAGAGAAAAGCGCCCAAGTTTTTGTCTCAGGATGTTTGTAAAGCACAGCTCATTGCAAAAAAAAGTTATTAGTTCTATTTTAGATGTCCAGTACTTAGGAAAATAAACGATATGAAAATGCTTGTTACAGAAACAGCTTCCAAAAGCTTTTGCATGCGTGCATAGGAAATTCGATAGCTTTACAGCATGTCTAAACGTCTGAGGATTCATAGGCTGAAAGCGCAATCACTTTGCTGTTGTTGGAAACGAAATAGCTGAgtggcttatggggtttaacctcccagaGCGACCGAAGGGCCCTGTGATAGCTATCACATAACAATTGAAAGCTGAGAAAACCAATTGTAAAATTTAACTCGTTTGGCTTGTTTATAGACCCGCACGAGTTTGCCTTTGGTCAGACAACTGCTGCTCTGCAACCATAGAAAGCTTTGATTCCTTGACCTCTCGTCTTCATGGCGATACGAAGATGTGGTGCTCTGTCGTAGGAAAACTAGAACTtgaggtactgagcgtcccaggtgaagcggggatgccttgcagacagggcggacgcgggtgaaTGTAatgcgacgcgtcgctggtctTGTGTCGAAGGAAGCGAccgaagggagccaggtggtagtaagAGCGGAGAGGACTGCGGGGAGACGCCGGTGGTTTctcgtcaacagcccgaagaactcggcagcagcagaaagaaaaatcctAGCCGAGACCCGAcgacggcggcccgaaacgccggatgcttaatgcaggctatccaagagtgcctttcggcagcacggaccctcagtctatcggctgccacctctATGCTTgcgaggaacgcaggaggcttgcttCGGTGATCCAatggaggtcacggcagcacggactcaacgtccgacggctgacacctccacgcttgaaggacccgatctccgctgcgctgtcttcattTATACCTCGGTTTTCtaacacgtcagctctccgctactcgtgctcgccacgctccctgtcgccgtcgcctcgcacacaccattcgcacgcgcacacgcgcaactcTGGGATGGCACGCGCAGGGCTCCGCTATCGACGCACCACTATCAACGCACCGCTTTCAAAAATCCTCCGAAGGTTTGTTGTGCACCTCGCACACTCAAAATTGCCCTTTTCTAACGTTGGGCTGCATATTAAGTTATAAGGTTTTGTCACAAGAAATATGAAGACCCGGGGGTTCTTAGGAAATAAATTTAAGGAGCGAGAACTTCCAATTGCTCATTTCATTGGTTACCTCCCCCGCTAAGCCAGAACAATCTTTATTTAGACGTTTCTTGTTTATTTCATCAAAGTCCCCGTGGGAATGACAGTTGTAGATTCATGTCCTTGATGGCTTTCATCAAATGCGTTGGTTTGATACGATATGGAAGATCCAACAGCAGTTCATTCTTGTCCCGAAATAAGCTGACGAGAAAAAACCTGAGATGCGCGGTGATTTCTCTGGGGGGAGTGTAGATGGCCATGTTGCTTCTCGTTAGGATAGAAAGTCGGTAACGTCGTTATGTAACTAAAGCGTGATTTTATGATTATAAAATGCGGGAAAGCTAACTAAACCAGCCTTAGTAAGCTCCTATTTGATGCTCAATTTTTCGAACCACAATGCCGGTGAAGAGCACCAATGCTAACATTTTCTTGAGGCTGCATTTCACTGCATCTTTTAAGAAAGAACATGCGTAAGGATTTTTATAAATCTGCTAAAATAAATAATTGGCATCGAAAATAAAAAGGTGAGAGCTCTCTAGTTCTAGTTGACCCTTGTCAACTTGAACAGATATGAACTCGGCACATACATGAACACTATTAGAAAAATGTACTTTACAGTTTTGGTACCCTCAGCATGATCGCCTCCGGGATTCTTTATGCGAACGTATGCGCAGTCAACGCACCCTCTAACACCAGGAAAATCTCTTACTCTAAAACTCCTGCATTACTTCAGAGACCAGCGTGCATTCTGGAAACCTTACGAGTGTCGAAAACACTTGCAACTATTATCGCAGCGACGTGCTCATTGATTACAGCACTGTGGGTTGCGAAATATTCACAAGGTTCTCAGCGACTACCAGGAATGCTTCGTCGCCGTAAAATCGTGGTGTCACCAACAATAGGAGCAATGGTAGGTCGGGGCTGCCGCTGTCTTCGCTGTTCTCGTCAAGCGGCTGCATTTCAAGCTGCTGCAGAATTGCTTATCTCCTGAAGGTATTCGGCGAGAAAATCGTCAACCGCGTATTCGTCCTTTGGATTGCTGTGGAACCTCAGAATGCGTCCTCAGGTTTTCTGGCATGGGCGACCTTCACAGCTGTCAATTCCTCTTGCGAGGGTGACAAAGCCAACGAACATCGAGAAACTAGGAAGGTTAGGGAAAGTTTCATAGTGGTCGGCCATCTTAGATATAATAAAGGAGGATTTAAGGCAGCCTGCCTTGAGAAAAGCTTCCTTGTGCTTGAAGTGGCAAAAAGGTTCTCTGCGCTAAAGGTAGAACACTGGTTCCTGAAACTTTCTTATGCGCGGCAAAGTAGAAGAAGGAGAAAGATAAGTATAAGCCTTGTGAATACGAAATACGGGGGTTAGGACGCAAAGCACAGAATGCCTTTAGCTGGTATTAAGGCGAAAACGTTACTGCCCCATGAGTCCGCTCGCCGGAAGTGCCCGCGacacctgtcaatcaaatgacgtcattaAAACTAAATtagataaaataaaaaataaaaccgaatagaaagaaaaaagtatttaaaatgattaaaaataaaaatagacagaacagaataaaaaggaatatgaaataaaaatacaagaataaaatattgtcacgactgaagttacagagaaggtacacgttgccgaggaccagagaataaggtcggcttgccgttccgatcacagagtcccagagacaagcaccagcgcgccgctcgtgcccaccaCAACCgcatcgtcgtcgtcggcaccaaacaaggctgtcgcgcggcgctaggcacgtggcattattcccccccgtggaagaaaacatcgtcccgatgacaaggtgagaggaagaaaaaaaaatgaggtgaactgtacaataacgcaaggtttcacttgcaggaagcgctcagtagcgcgaaaagtatggctttaagcgcaccacatgcacaatttcaggccgctggcgtcgaacagtgacggtcacagttccatctggaatgacttcgtaattaacgttgtttaagcggcgcaggactttatagggtccgaaatagcggtggagtagtttctcgctcaagcctttgtggcgcacgggggtccacacccacacttggtcccctggttcgtagtggacttccctgtgccggaggttatagtggcgagcgtcggtggcatgctgctccttgatgtgcaggcgggccagctgacgggcttgctcggcctgttctgcgaaatgggcggcatcgggttcgaccgcttcttccccgcacgggagcatcgcgtccaacatcgtgcgggcctctctgccatatacgagacggaacggcgtaaacttcgtggtttcctgcggcgccgtattgtaggcgaaggtgacatacggcaggatcttgtcccacattttatgttcgacgtcaatgtacattgagatcatgtccgccaaagttttgtttagtcgttccgttaatccatttgtctgagggtgatacgctgttgttgtgcgatgctcggtatggctgagagttaaggtgtcccgcagtagccgagctgtaaacgcctttcctcggtcagtaatgatggtcgacggtgcaccgtgtctgagcacaatgtcgttcataaagaatcgagcaacttcgccggcagtacctcgggcaagggccttcgtttcggcgtagcgtgttaagtagtctgtggcgactacgatccacttgtgtccgttcgaggataaaggaaatgggcctaaaaggtccatgcccTCTTGCTCGAAGGATGTGAGGGGTGGTTCAATAGATTGTAACATACCGGATGGCTTGAGCGTGGGTTTTTTCCGCCACTGGCATTGTCGACAAGTCTGTACGTAACGTCTAACGctcggagaaagatgtggccagtaatagttctgccggactcggtttagggtgcgtgtaaagccaagatgccctgaagttggttcgtcgtggcaggccaggaggatttcgtgccttaggtcagccggtatgactagcaggtatgttttcgcactcgacgtagaattcttcttataaagcaccccattgcggagacaatacgacgacaacccccgagcaagataccggggtattgtaggatgcccaccttcaagatggtcaataatcagtcgcagctcgtcgtcggcacgctgtttggaggcgagatcgaacgtagtgactgctccgaggaagctatcgtcgtcggtggcatctgacgaaggagggccgacgggcgcgcgggacaggctatcagcatcggtgtgcttccggccagacatataaataacatcgaaatcgaactcctgcaggcgcaatgcccaacgtgctaagcggccacaaggatcctttaagtttttcagccaacacaaggagtgatggtcagtgatgacacgaaacggtcggccataaaggtacgggcggaacttggcagcggcccatactaccgccaaacattctttttcagtggtggaatagttacactcagcacgggaaagtgcacggctggcgtaggcaattactttctcgaccccgtcttggtgctgaactagaacggcaccaaggccgacgttgctcgcatccgtgtgtaactctgtgtcggcatcatcgtcgaaatgtgccaggatcgtgggtgactggagccggcgtcgaaactcgtcgaaagccatctgctgctcggcgccccaggaaaatgatgcgtcatcgcgagttaggagagtcagagggctggccatctgtgcaaagtgtttgataaagcgacgataataggagcacagccccaaaaaccgtcggactgcttttttttgtaagcggggacgggaaaggcagcaacggcagcaagtttctcagggtcagctcggatgccatcagcactcacgatgtgcccaagaaacttcaattcggtgaaaccgaagtggcacttttgaggcttgagagaaaggttggcagaccggacagcttcgagaacagttctcaggcggcgcaggtgttctgtgaacgtcggtgaaaaaattatcacgtcatcgagataaacaaggcatgtctgccacttaagacctgtga
Protein-coding sequences here:
- the LOC144122049 gene encoding amine sulfotransferase-like; its protein translation is MSGRRPYRQVIDGVPRCPFLDPEIFRKNYSFRAAKDDIVQCTYPKSGTNWMQYIIQLIVKGGVQMNFADITRDLRSIEYTDFADWKPTLPVRLFTTHLPLRRETMNEEAKYIYVARNPWDVCVSMFRMVTDLSLYRFEDGKLEDFFEAFIESDLGYGDYFDHVASGYALKDEPNVFFTTYEELKMDTRSTVLRLAHFLGEDYGRALEENERFLQNVLEYSKAENMRKNYTIEFSGNSVPEWNNAMTRNKMTSKHGCEGDQNKFAIVKEARVGSWKDYLTPEMLVRFENKIQEKGDKASFIKLWEDIHEEAIALSRVSA